The following proteins are co-located in the Cutaneotrichosporon cavernicola HIS019 DNA, chromosome: 3 genome:
- the PIN4 gene encoding uncharacterized protein (R3H domain) yields the protein MSHQHPSPPLPNLHALSISPAPYGVQSDYPYNGAFGPPIATPPGVPTRGWTASPKRGRHGIPSAWFDLPIPDGRLYDSFRRDANSPPSLPPSANAVNTPGQPYYPSFSMDPFPSMGVAPSPPPNYLANAVPAPAYGAPYGAQQMAPAPRQQVWRNASIPTPDDDVIPTAIVIKNIPFAVSRETLLSIIESLGAPLPYAFNYHHDNGVFRGLAFANFRMPEEAASVVAALNGYDVQGRKLRVEYKKVLQPGEKDRIEREKAIKRMKSLQMDAVKQQHLAEVAPFPRQQQLQHQQQQNGHHPQISFDAVEDRSPPHSAASTNSDPTPMLMNLDLNDTETLRIYNMIYMFKEDRYRDELVFSRNLNAKERRTVHMIAAKLQLTSINKGDGDSKCVVVTKEAPQRQEPRTTSFLAPYEGPTPGLRIKKSMPDLRGFNGPVVARDPSRSLTPQRSSGSLRAEAAGGIIAGREYASMGASHGRRLNGHGHGSGTFNTFFGTVIGAPPVPPLPEGLKRTNLDRSIDRERADLALDREGPGSSESGSSQSHNTVPLRNPRGPVGESRGFSSGMGTLRPGSSSLRGVPGAQALGRHREEDDEENARTREELDL from the exons ATGAGCCACCAGCATCCGTCTCCCCCGCTCCCCAACCTGCACGCGCTGTCTATATCGCCAGCGCCGTACGGTGTTCAGTCCGACTACCCCTACAATGGTGCGTTCGGTCCGCCCATCGCAACGCCGCCGGGCGTTCCGACTCGGGGATGGACGGCAAGCCCGAAGCGTGGACGCCATGGCATCCCATCG GCCTGGTTCGACCTCCCGATCCCCGATGGACGCCTTTATGACTCGTTCCGCCGCGACGCAAACTCTCCCCCGTCGCTCCCGCCTTCTGCCAATGCTGTCAACACCCCCGGTCAACCGTACTACCCCTCGTTCTCAATGGACCCGTTCCCGTCGATGGGCGTagcgccatcgccgccgcccaactACCTTGCCAACGCTGTCCCGGCGCCTGCGTACGGCGCGCCATACGGTGCGCAGCAGAtggcgcccgcgccgcgccagcaGGTGTGGCGTAACGCGTCAATCCCCACccccgacgacgatgtGATTCCGACGGCTATTGTGATCAAGAACATTCCGTTTGCCGTGTCGCGTGAGACGCTGCTGAGCATTATCGAGTCACTGGGCGCCCCGCTCCCGTACGCTTTCAACTACCACCACGACAATGGTGTGTTCCGAGGTCTCGCGTTTGCCAACTTCCGCATgccggaggaggcggcgagcgtcgtcgctgcgcTCAACGGCTACGACGTCCAGGGCCGCAAACTCCGGGTCGAGTACAAGAAGGTGCTCCAGCCCGGCGAGAAGGACCGCATCGAACGTGAAAAGGCCATCAAGCGCATGAAGAGTCTGCAGATGGACGCTGTCAAGCAGCAGCACCTTGCCGAGGTGGCCCCCTTCCctcgccagcagcagctccagcaccagcagcaaCAGAACGGCCACCATCCCCAGATTTCGTttgacgcggtcgaggaccgCAGCCCGCCGCACTCGGCTGCGTCGACCAACTCGGACCCGACGCCCATGCTGATGAACCTCGACCTGAACGATACCGAGACGCTCCGCATCTACAACATGATCTACATGTTCAAGGAGGATCGCTaccgcgacgagctcgtgtTTTCGCGCAACCTCAACGCCAAGGAGCGCCGCACGGTGCACATGATTGCCGCCAAGCTGCAGCTCACGAGCATTAacaagggcgacggcgactcCAAGTGTGTCGTTGTCACCAAGGAGGCGCCTCAGCGCCAGGAGCCGCGTACGACGTCCTTCTTAGCGCCGTACGAGGGTCCCACACCTGGCTTAAGAATCAAGAAGTCGATGCCTGACCTGCGCGGGTTCAATGGCCcagtcgtcgcgcgcgacccTTCGCGCAGTCTCACGCCTCAGCGCTCAAGCGGCAgcctgcgcgccgaggcggcgggcggcaTTATTGCCGGGCGCGAGTACGCGTCGATGGGTGCGTCGCACGGGCGTCGCCTCAACGGACACGGGCACGGCTCGGGCACGTTCAACACATTCTTTGGGACGGTGATTGGTGCACCTCCCGTgcctcctcttcccgaGGGCCTCAAGCGTAccaacctcgaccgcaGCATtgaccgcgagcgcgcggaCCTTGCGCTAGACCGTGAAGGCCCCGGCTCTTCCGAGTCGGGCTCGTCGCAGTCGCACAACACTGTGCCGCTAAGGAACCCGCGCGGTCCTGTTGGCGAGTCGCGCGGCTTCTCGAGTGGGATGGGTACGCTGCGGCCGgggtcgagctcgctgcgTGGTGTGCCTGGGGCGCAGGCGCTTGGCCGCCAtcgcgaggaggatgatgaggagaaTGCGCGGACacgcgaggagctggatCTTTAG
- the gap1 gene encoding uncharacterized protein (GTPase-activator protein for Ras-like GTPases) has product MSAPGAPGGKYPGLGSPMPSPASRAASSSSIRPSSSGLGGPSVSPIVTSYSSATANVNGNGNGTTASTPTSARRITQRMTNRYSVNAMYSLAAEQDVEVEDELARAQKRLRDLKSRISSQSKKNFVLERDVRYLDSRIGLLIQNRIAADEKRQVQETLEEVEDTPGSFPDSRRLAHYSNFFFLLQSEPRHIATLCRLVSLSEIDTLLQTVMFTLYGNQYEQREEHLLLTMFQSVLAAQFESTTEFGELLRANTPVSRMMTTYTRRGPGQSYLKDVLAERINSLIEHRHLDLEINPLKVYESMVSSIEHENGAVPPSLPKAINAETAAANEDVISIIQPRLTMLIEIADSFLQIILNSLDQVPYGIRWICKQIRSLTRRKYPEATDASICSLIGGFFFLRFVNPAILMPQAYMLVDGVPAKHPRRTLTLIAKMLQNLANKPSYAKEQYMMSLNPFVENNKTRMNQFLNNLCEVGDFYESLEMDQYMALSKRDLQISITINELYNTHQLFLQHIDVLSPNDRQHLRVLLDDLGPAPQSVGRAENNSLDLALYSRWETPIQDLSSALISDSVNQNDINFMETKSIFVQLLRSMPNESTKRPMDLIALAERAATSKDAVHVRRGIKVQNLLNELELAGVIDRSDGFRILQDEVAMEMVHLGNAREKVVMETRSLESVYRTICDHNTYLRGQIEQYKAYLVNSRMMMARDKTTPGVGVLSVNGKEKKPAKLALGPYRFTHAQFEKEGIITESNVPENRRANIYFNIVSPSPGTFIIALHFKGREKPILEMDLKIDDLLEKQQKDADAALDLEYVQLHVTKVLALFNKLFTKRR; this is encoded by the exons ATGTCGGCTCCGGGCGCACCAGGCGGGAAGTATCCAGGCCTCGGCTCGCCGATGCCGTCACCAGCGTCGCGTgcagcgtcgtcgtcatccattcgcccgtcgtcctctggACTAGGCGGCCCAAGCGTCAGCCCCATCGTCACATCCTACTCGAGCGCAACAGCCAATGTTAACGGCAATGGCAACGGGACAACTGCGTCTACTCCAACGTCAGCACGGCGGATCACGCAACGCATGACGAACCGTTACAGCGTCAATGCAATGTACtcgctcgcggccgagcaggatgtcgaggtcgaggacgagcttgccCGCGCACAGAAGCGCTTGCGTGATCTCAAATCGCGCATCAGCTCGCAGAGCAAGAAAAACTTtgtgctcgagcgcgacgtgcGCTACCTCGATTCGCGCATCGGCCTGCTCATCCAGAACCGGATTGCTGCCGACGAGAAGCGGCAAGTGCAGGAGACGCTtgaagaggtcgaggatACGCCGGGGTCCTTTCCCGATTCCAGACGGCTCGCGCACTATTCCaacttcttcttcctcctccagagCGAACCGCGACACATTGCGACGCTGTGCCGACTCGTCTCGCTCAGCGAGATCGACACGCTGCTGCAAACAGTCATGTTCACGCTTTATGGTAACCAGTACGAGCAGCGTGAAGAACATCTGCTGTTGACAATGTTCCAG AGCGTGCTAGCGGCGCAGTTCGAGTCGACGACCGAGTTTGGCGAGTTGCTACGAGCCAACACGCCTGTGTCGCGCATGATGACGACCTACactcggcgaggaccgGGCCAGAGCTACCTCAAGGATGTGCTGGCAGAACGGATCAACTCGCTCATTGAGCACCGACATTTAGACCTGGAGATCAATCCACTCAAGGTCTACGAGTCGATGGTGTCGTCGATCGAGCACGAGAATGGTGCTGTGCCGCCGTCGTTGCCAAAGGCAATCAACGCCGAGACAGCCGCTGCCAACGAGGACGTCATCTCGATCATCCAGCCCCGTCTGACTATGCTCATCGAGATTGCCGACTCGTTCCTCCAGATCAtcctcaactcgctcgACCAGGTGCCATACGGTATCCGCTGGATCTGCAAGCAGATTCGGTCACTTACGAGGCGCAAGTACCCCGAGGCGACCGACGCATCGATATGTTCGCTCATCGGtggcttcttcttcctccgctTTGTCAACCCCGCCATCCTGATGCCACAGGCGTACATGCTTGTCGACGGCGTACCCGCAAAGCACCCACGACGAACGCTCACGCTCATCGCCAAGATGCTCCAGAACCTGGCCAACAAGCCAAGCTACGCCAAGGAACAGTACATGATGTCGCTCAACCCGTTCGTCGAGAACAACAAGACGCGCATGAACCAGTTCCTTAACAATCTCtgcgaggtcggcgacttTTACGAGAGCCTCGAGATGGACCAGTACATGGCGTTGTCGAAGCGCGACCTCCAGATCTCGATCACGATCAACGAGCTGTACAACACGCACCAGTTGTTCCTGCAGCACATTGACGTGCTCTCCCCCAACGACAGGCAACATCTACGCgtgctgctcgacgacctgggACCCGCGCCGCAGTCGGTCGGGCGTGCCGAGAACAACTCGCTTGACCTCGCGCTTTACTCGCGATGGGAGACGCCCATCCAGGACCTCTCGTCAGCACTCATCAGCGACTCGGTCAACCAGAACGACATCAACTTTATGGAAACCAAGTCGATTTTTGTGCAGCTCTTACGTTCGATGCCGAATGAGTCGACGAAACGACCGATGGACCTGAttgcgctcgccgagcgcgcagCCACGTCCAAGGATGCGGTACACGTCCGCCGTGGCATCAAGGTGCAGAACCTgctcaacgagctcgagctggcgggTGTCATTGACCGCTCTGACGGCTTCCGCATCCTgcaggacgaggtcgcgatGGAGATGGTACACCTCGGCAATGCCCGCGAGAAGGTCGTCATGGAGACACGCTCGCTCGAGAGCGTGTACCGTACCATCTGCGACCACAATACCTACCTCCGCGGACAGATCGAGCAGTACAAGGCGTACCTCGTCAACTCGCGCATGATGATGGCACGGGACAAGACGACGCCGGGCGTCGGTGTGCTCTCGGTGAacggcaaggagaagaagcccGCCAAGCTGGCGCTCGGGCCGTACCGCTTCACGCACGCCCAGTTTGAGAAAGAGGGGATTATCACGGAGAGTAATGTGCCCGAGAACCG CCGCGCCAACATTTACTTCAACATTgtctcaccctcgcccGGCACCTTCATCATCGCACTGCACTTTAAGGGCCGCGAGAAGCCCATCCTCGAGATGGACCTCAAGatcgacgacctcctcgagaagcaACAgaaggacgccgacgccgccctGGACCTCGAATACGTCCAGCTGCACGTGACCAAAGTCCTCGCGCTGTTCAACAAGCTCTTCACCAAGCGGCGATGA
- a CDS encoding uncharacterized protein (FAD binding domain) gives MTSKDFNVAIVGGGIAGLTLAIALNSRNINVTVYERSAAFGEIGAGVSFTPNAVEAMKVCHAGVFDAFERVCTLVSSPEKRDAGVFFDYVKGYDPTLGPGEMPKIEFTIRSAYGQNAVHRAHFLDELVKLLPSDIAQFGKGLKSVKQVGEEVEMSFEDGTTARADVVIGCDGIKSRVRRSMFGDDAPCAYPSYTHKYAYRGLIPIEKAKAALGDDLGGNAFMHLGPNGHLLTFPVAHGKTLNVVAFHQDDGEWPDSERLTRQGTRAQALKDFEGWTEAVQALLSMCDETLSVWAIFDLANPVPSFSVGRVAISGDAAHATSPHHGAGAGFCIEDAAVLATLLADPASTRQNLPTVLEAYDAARRDRGHWLVESSRHLGRMYDWQESMGNDMAAIHADLEKRYSIIYGDGAEAMCDAAREELRKRL, from the exons ATGACCTCCAAGGACTTCAATGTCGCcatcgtcggcggcggtatCGCCGGCCTGACTCTGGCAATCGCACTAAATTCCCGCAACATCAATGTGACGGTGTACGAGCGCTCTGCAGCGTTCGGCGAGATCGGCGCTGGGGTGAGCTTCACCCCAAATGCTGTGGAGGCGATGAAGGTCTGCCACGCGGGTGTCTTTGATGCCTTTGAACGCGTATGTACACTCGTCTCGTCTCCCGAGAAACGCGACGCAGGCGTCTTCTTCGACTATGTTAAAGGCTACGACCCCACACTGGGTCCTGGCGAAATGCCCAAGATCGAATTCACGATCCGCAGCGCGTACGGCCAGAACGCGGTGCACCGCGCCCACttccttgacgagctcgtcaagctcctTCCATCCGACATTGCGCAGTTCGGCAAGGGTCTCAAGTCGGTCAAGCaggtgggagaggaggtcgagatgaGCTTTGAGGACGGCACGACTGCTCGCGCCGACGTGGTCATTGGATGTGACGGGATCAAGTCGCGTGTGAGAAGGAGCATgttcggcgacgacgctccCTGCGCGTACCCCAGCTACACGCACAAGTACGCTTACCGCGGGCTGATCCCGATCGAGAAGGCAAAGGCAGCCCTCGGTGACGACCTGGGTGGCAACGCGTTCATGCAC CTCGGGCCCAACGGGCATCTTCTCACGTTCCCTGTTGCGCACGGGAAGACGCTCAACGTTGTCGCTTTCCACCAAGACGACGGCGAGTGGCCCGACTCAGAACGTCTCACGCGCCAGGGCACGCGCGCCCAGGCTCTCAAAGACTTTGAGGGATGGACAGAGGCCGTGCAGGCGCTACTGTCCATGTGTGACGAGACACTCAGTGTG TGGGCGATCTTTGACCTCGCGAACCCCGTCCCGTCCTTCTCGGTCGGCCGTGTCGCGATCTCTGGCGACGCCGCACACGCCACGTCTCCGCACCACGGCGCCGGAGCCGGATTCTGCATCGAAGATGCGGCCGTCCTCGCAACCCTCCTGGCTGACCCAGCCTCCACGCGCCAAAACCTCCCAACAGTACTTGAAGCGTATGACGCCGCACGCCGCGACCGTGGCCACTGGCTTGTGGAGAGTTCCCGCCACCTTGGGCGCATGTACGACTGGCAGGAGAGCATGGGAAACGACATGGCTGCGATCcatgccgacctcgagaagcGGTACAGTATCATCTACGGGGACGGGGCCGAGGCCATGTGTGACGCAGCGCGGGAGGAGCTGAGGAAGCGGTTGTAA
- the SNZ1 gene encoding uncharacterized protein (SOR/SNZ family) — protein sequence MSEPTIVHSSNALPTQPANGGAATPSIPGRGASSTGSGTTGGFATKAGLAQMLKGGVIMDVMNVEQAKIAEEAGAVAVMALERIPANIRRDGGVARMSDPSMIKEIIEAVSIPVMAKCRIGHTVEAQILQAVGVDYIDESEVLTMADDKHHIGKHAFKVPFVCGCKNLGEALRRISEGAAMIRTKGEAGTGDVVEAVKHQRTVMADIRKAASMSDDELYAFAKDIQAPYHLLKETARLKRLPVVSFAAGGVATPADAALMMQLGCDGVFVGSGIFLSGDPAKRARAIVQAVTHYNNPDMLAQISENIGAAMVGISVKDEVQTGHQTSYAERGN from the exons ATGTCCGAGCCCACCATTGTCCACAGCTCCAACGCACTCCCCACCCAGCCCGCTaacggcggcgcggctaCCCCTTCCATCCCCGGCCGTGGCGCTTCCTCCACCGGTTCTGGCACTACCGGTGGCTTCGCCACCAAGGCTGGTCTCGCGCAGATGCTCAAGGGCGG CGTCATCATGGACGTCATGAACGTCGAGCAGGCCAAGattgccgaggaggccggtGCCGTTGCCGTCATGGCTCTCGAGCGTATCCCCGCCAACATTCGTCGTGACGGTGGTGTTGCCCGTATG tccGACCCCTCCATGATCAAGGAGATCATCGAGGCCGTCTCGATCCCCGTCATGGCCAAGTGCCGTATTGGCCACACTGTCGAGGCCCAGATCCTCCAGGCCGTTGGCGTCGACTACATCGAC GAGTCCGAAGTCCTCACCAtggccgacgacaagcACCACATCGGCAAGCACGCCTTCAAGGTCCCCTTTGTCTGTGGCTGCAAGAACCTCGGTGAGGCTCTCCGCCGTATCTCGGAGGGCGCAGCCATGATCCGCACCAAGGGTGAGGCTGGAAccggcgacgtcgtcgaggccgtcaagcACCAGCGCACGGTCATGGCCGACATCCGCAAGGCGGCCAGCAtgtccgacgacgagctctACGCCTTCGCCAAGGACATCCAGGCCCCCTACCACCTCCTGAAGGAGACTGCTCGCCTCAAGCGTCTCCCCGTTGTCTCGTTTGCCGCCGGTGGTGTCGCTACACCTGCCGACGCTGCGCTTATGATGCAGCTCGGCTGTGACGGCGTCTTTGTTGGTTCGGGCATCTTCCTCTCGGGCGACCCGGCTAAGCGTGCCCGCGCTATTGTCCAGGCTGTCACCCACTACAACAACCCCGACATGCTGGCTCAGATCTCGGAGAACATTGGCGCGGCAATGGTCGGTATCTcggtcaaggacgaggtccAGACTGGCCACCAGACTTCGTACGCCGAGCGGGGCAACTAG
- a CDS encoding uncharacterized protein (FAD dependent oxidoreductase) yields MIEPPPGLPVPLANLSLWQRTVSSHPLLNARQHEPLPASADIVVIGGGLCGAVVAHALLFPDEHPTPEAGATQTPESAPVGSVVMLEARALASGASGRNAGHCRPDAGRGFPGYAKIHGEEEAVHILRSEAVALQRTGAFILKNGIECEWTERDTYDVHLSASFAEHSAKALEAYVAAGGTPATHLSAETETRMGCVGATKWRAATLNPAQLTLGVIGLCESDSRFKAFSHAPVWHVSKEGDGWMVDGPRGQVRANKVVWATNAYRGCAGLEGYVQPQGAQAHKLSRAPAGRDVFPDLEGSYSLRQSTEVFYSVAPRPDGSIVLGASRGSWPAPLLAANFGCTNDAGWHAAVASNAFRSWVDMYPSGGWVAGEQKDMEAAARVPGTQDRPDDNGTVGLEYAWNGIIGVTQDNVPLVGEVGGEYVAVGYCGHGMARMFVTGPALAHYIRTGAWDRAMPKSFRVTPERLARLRA; encoded by the exons ATGATCGAACCACCACCAGGCCTCCCAGTGCCGCTCGCAAACCTCTCGCTATGGCAACGTACCGTCTCCTCGCATCCCCTACTCAACGCGCGCCAACACGAACCCCTCCCCGCTTCCGCTGACATTGTGGTGATCGGCGGGGGCCTGTGTGgtgcggtggtggcgcaTGCTCTTCTGTTTCCCGACGAGCACCCCACTCCGGAGGCCGGCGCCACCCAGACCCCGGAGAGCGCGCCAGTAGGCAGCGTCGTGATGCTGGAagcgcgcgccctcgcaTCAGGCGCAAGTGGCCGGAACGCAGGCCACTGTCGACCCGACGCCGGGCGGGGCTTCCCGGGATACGCAAAGATCcatggagaggaggaggcggtccATATCCTCCGTAGCGAGGCTGTGGCTTTACAGCG TACGGGAGCGTTTATACTCAAGAACGGGATCGAATGCGAGTGGACAGAACGCGACACGTACGACGTACATCTCTCGGCGTCATTCGCTGAACACTCGGCGAAAGCGTTGGAGGCATATGTCGCGGCTGGTGGGACGCCAGCGACTCACCTGAGCGCCGAGACGGAGACACGGATGGGTTGTGTTGGGGCGACAAAGTGGCGCGCGGCTACGTTGAATCCGGCCCAGCTGACGTTGGGCGTGATTGGGCTATGTGAGAGTGATTCGCGATTTAAAGCGTTCTCTCACGCACCTGTGTGGCATGTCTCGAAGGAGGGAGACGGgtggatggtggatgggCCAAGAGGACAGGTGAGGGCCAACAAGGTGGTCTGGGCTACGAATGCGTACCGCGGATGTGCGGGGTTGGAGGGTTATGTGCAGCCCCAGGGAG CCCAGGCGCACAAgttgtcgcgcgcgccagcggGCCGTGACGTCTTCCCGGACTTGGAGGGGAGTTACTCGCTCCGTCAGTCGACAGAGGTGTTTTATTCGGT TGCCCCCCGCCCAGACGGGAGTATAGTCctcggcgcgtcgcgcggctCATGGCCCGCaccgctcctcgccgcgaaTTTCGGGTGTACAAATGACGCGGGATggcacgccgccgtcgcgtcCAATGCGTTCCGTTCTTGGGTGGACATGTATCCCTCTGGCGGGTGGGTTGCTGGCGAACAAAAGGATATggaggccgccgcccgcgtcCCAGGAACACAAGATCGGCCCGACGACAACGGCACGGTCGGGCTCGAGTATGCGTGGAATGGGATAATCGGGGTGACGCAGGACAATGTTCCGCTCGTTGGAGAAGTGGGAGGCGAGTATGTTGCTGTGGGGTATTGTGGACACG GCATGGCGCGGATGTTCGTCACGGGCCCGGCGCTCGCTCATTACATCCGTACGGGGGCGTGGGACAGGGCAATGCCCAAGAGTTTCCGGGTGACTCCGGAACGATTGGCGCGGCTGCGCGCGTAG
- the MBF1 gene encoding uncharacterized protein (Helix-turn-helix XRE-family like proteins) has protein sequence MSGWDDKPTVIGYGQKRATVAKGSALNAAQRAGTVTSTTAKGRTQTSGPADYQRLGKLDADDAPKPPEKVDISVGKALATARMNKKTADGKSMTQKELATAVNAKPQDIADLEAGRATPNQQLLGKLERVVGVKLRGAANQIGQPLFAKKK, from the exons ATG TCTGGTTGGGACGACAAGCCTACTGTTATCGGCTACGGCCAGAAGCGCGCGACCGTCGCCAAGGGTTCGGCACTGAACG ccgcCCAGCGCGCCGGTACTGTTACCTCCACCACGGCCAAGGGGCGTACCCAGACCAGTGGGCCTGCCGACTACCAGCGtctcggcaagctcgacgccgacgacgcgcccAAGCCCCCTGAGAAGGTCGACATTTC CGTCGGCAAGGCCCTCGCCACTGCCCGCATGAACAAGAAGACCGCCGACGGGAAGAGCATGACGCAGAAGGAGCTCGCGACAGCTGTCAACGCCAAGCCTCAGGAC atcgccgacctcgaggccggccgTGCGACGCCCAACCAGCAGTTGCtgggcaagctcgagcgcgttgTGGGTGTCAAGCTCCGCGGCGCGGCCAACCAGATTGGCCAGCCGCTCTTCGCCAAGAAGAAGTAG
- a CDS encoding uncharacterized protein (von Willebrand factor (vWF) type A domain): protein MGLASKLAAAQNNPSGAAFGAPAAGAPPGVPPGQYGAPGAPPPVPGGRPAQPGAPGAPGAYGQQPQYGQPQQQQYGQQQGQYGQPGQQPGQYGQPGQQQYGQQPGQPGQYGARPGQPGQPGQPQYGQQPGQPGQPQYGQQPGQPGQPQYGQQPGQPGQPQYGQQPGQYGQQPGQYGQPPQGQYGQPQQQFGQQPGQYGQQQQYGQQPGQYGAQPGAPMGAMTGGAGGVNPQQLLPLLQHCVQDQNLQAFYPPGSLEPIAQRVAASGALPKIAQEWRLPMEIAIDLVKMCLFDFVLYVDDSGSMAFEENGERIDDLKLIVSRVATATALFDSDGIQVRFMNSPTQGDNITNEPAAMNLIQHVKFSGLTPLGTNLMSKVLEPLVLRPARMNQLQKPVVVITITDGTPAGENRDEVFNVIQRVDQELSRTRYGRDAVSYQFAQVGNDQKAQAFLETLDNHPVVGTLVDCTSNFESEQAEMMRTTGIELTPETWLVKLLMGPIDSSYDSKDEAGPPRR, encoded by the exons ATGGGCCTCGCATCAAAGCTCGCAGCAGCGCAGAACAACCCCTCGGGCGCAGCATTCGGCGCTCCCGCCGCTGGCGCTCCTCCCGGCGTCCCCCCAGGCCAGTACGGTGCGCCCGGCGCACCGCCCCCCGTCCCCGGTGGCAG GCCTGCTCAGCCCGGTGCCCCAGGCGCTCCCGGCGCGTACGGCCAGCAGCCACAGTACGgccagccgcagcagcaacagTACGGACAGCAGCAGGGACAGTATGGCCAGCCTGGTCAGCAGCCCGGCCAGTACGGTCAGCCcggccagcagcagtaCGGCCAGCAGCCCGGTCAGCCGGGTCAGTACGGTGCGCGCCCAGGGCAGCCTGGTCAGCCTGGGCAGCCCCAGTACGGGCAGCAGCCTGGTCAGCCTGGGCAGCCCCAGTACGGGCAGCAGCCTGGTCAGCCTGGGCAGCCTCAGTACGGCCAGCAGCCTGGTCAGCCAGGCCAGCCCCAGTacggccagcagccagGGCAGTACGGCCAGCAGCCTGGCCAGTATGGACAGCCTCCGCAGGGGCAGTACGgccagccgcagcagcagttTGGGCAGCAGCCGGGCCAGtacggccagcagcagcagtatGGCCAGCAGCCCGGCCAGTACGGCGCACAGCCTGGCGCCCCGATGGGCGCCATGaccggcggcgcgggtggcGTGAACCCGCAGCagctcctccccctcctccagcaCTGCGTGCAGGACCAGAACCTGCAGGCATTCTACCCGCCCGGCTCGCTTGAGCCGATTGCGCAGCGCGTTGCCGCCTCGGGTGCCCTTCCGAAGATTGCACAGGAGTGGCGCCTGCCGATGGAGATTGCtatcgacctcgtcaagatGTGCCTCTTCGACTTTGTTCTCTACGTTGACGACTCGGGCTCAATGGCGTTCGAGGAGAACGGCGAACGTAtcgacgacctcaagcT CATTGTgtcgcgcgtcgcgacggcgacggcccTCTTTGACAGTGACGGCATCCAGGTCCGCTTCATGAACTCGCCCACCCAGGGCGACAACATCACCAACGAGCCTGCCGCCATGAACCTGATCCAGCACGTCAAGTTCTCGGGTCTCACGCCCCTCGGCACAAACCTCATGAGCAAAGTTCTCGAgccgctcgtcctccgacCCGCGCGCATGAACCAGCTCCAGAAGCCCGTTGTcgtcatcaccatcacggACGGCACGCCTGCTGGCGAGAATCGCGACGAGGTGTTCAACGTCatccagcgcgtcgaccaGGAGCTCTCGCGAACGCGCTACGGCCGCGACGCGGTGTCGTACC AGTTCGCCCAGGTAGGCAACGACCAGAAGGCTCAGGCGTTCCTTGAGACGCTCGACAACCACCCTGTCGTCGGCACCCTCGTCGACTGCACATCGAACTTTGAGAGCGAGCAGGCTGAGATGATGCGCACGACGGGCATTGAGC TCACCCCCGAGACGTGGCTCGTCAAGCTGCTCATGGGCCCGATCGACTCATCGTACGACTcgaaggacgaggcgggtCCTCCCCGGCGCTAA